Proteins encoded in a region of the Bacillus sp. T3 genome:
- a CDS encoding aminotransferase class I/II-fold pyridoxal phosphate-dependent enzyme, with protein sequence MNVLAKKLNDTIKNENSYIYDMLSNLGKHLYYPKGILSQSAEASKKAYRFNATIGIATENNQPMHFKHIQDQLVGYSPKDIYPYSPPEGKKSLRLAWKEKLLRDNPSLQNKKIGLPIVTNALTHGLSVIADLFVDSNDTIIIPDKYWGNYHSIFHVRRGGNLETFPLFDENQQFNVTSFKKSIMKQSLSGKAIVLLNFPNNPTGYTPHIEEVEQIISVLNEAALADIKIVVILDDAYFGLFYEDSIKESLFGKLSGLHPKILPIKIDGATKENFVWGLRVGFITYSAESQAVLEALEEKTKGIIRGTISSSSHLSQTITLDSLQSKQFEKEKQKKFTVLERRARKVKEILLKEKFQNKYWSFYPFNSGYFMCLRLIKINAEKLRVHLLDQYGVGTIAINDTDLRIAFSCVEENDLEELFDLVYKGAMDLEEKGD encoded by the coding sequence TTGAATGTTTTGGCAAAAAAACTAAATGATACGATAAAAAATGAAAATTCATATATATATGATATGCTCTCCAATCTAGGAAAACATTTATACTATCCAAAGGGCATACTCAGTCAAAGTGCGGAGGCCAGCAAAAAAGCATATCGATTTAATGCAACGATCGGTATTGCTACTGAGAATAATCAGCCAATGCACTTTAAACATATACAGGATCAGTTAGTCGGATATTCACCTAAGGACATTTATCCATATTCACCACCTGAGGGAAAAAAGAGCTTGCGTCTAGCATGGAAAGAAAAATTGTTACGGGATAATCCATCTTTACAAAATAAAAAGATAGGTTTACCTATTGTAACGAATGCTCTTACACATGGACTCAGTGTAATTGCTGATTTATTTGTAGACTCTAACGATACAATCATCATACCTGATAAATATTGGGGAAACTATCATTCTATCTTTCATGTAAGACGAGGTGGAAATCTGGAAACTTTCCCGTTATTTGATGAAAATCAACAATTTAATGTTACCTCTTTTAAAAAATCTATAATGAAACAATCATTATCCGGGAAGGCAATTGTTTTGTTGAATTTTCCCAATAACCCAACTGGCTATACCCCTCATATTGAGGAAGTAGAACAGATTATTTCTGTATTAAATGAAGCAGCGTTAGCGGACATTAAAATAGTCGTCATATTAGATGATGCTTATTTTGGTTTATTTTACGAAGATTCCATAAAAGAATCATTGTTCGGTAAACTCTCTGGATTACATCCAAAAATATTACCCATTAAAATAGATGGAGCGACGAAAGAAAATTTTGTATGGGGTTTGCGAGTTGGATTTATCACCTATTCGGCTGAGAGTCAAGCGGTTTTGGAAGCATTAGAGGAAAAAACAAAAGGGATTATTAGGGGGACCATTTCGAGTTCTTCTCATTTGTCGCAAACCATTACGTTGGATTCATTACAATCCAAACAATTTGAGAAAGAAAAACAGAAAAAGTTCACAGTGTTGGAACGAAGGGCTCGAAAAGTAAAGGAAATTCTACTAAAAGAAAAATTTCAAAATAAATATTGGTCTTTTTATCCATTTAACTCGGGCTATTTTATGTGCCTTCGGTTAATAAAGATCAACGCTGAAAAACTTAGAGTGCATTTATTAGATCAATATGGGGTAGGGACCATTGCGATTAATGATACAGATTTAAGAATTGCCTTCTCATGTGTTGAAGAAAACGATTTGGAAGAGCTGTTTGATCTTGTTTACAAAGGCGCAATGGACTTAGAGGAGAAAGGGGATTAA
- the hisC gene encoding histidinol-phosphate transaminase, with protein sequence MNRMSLIEPRKSLSKIKPYLPGKPIWEVQKELGLDRVIKLASNENPIGPSPKAIKEIGGCLTELNRYPDANATNLKNTITRRLGLNEKNLIITNGADELITLVSETFLEPGVEIIVPSPSFSEYDFGANLMGANVVAVPLGEDFQFNIHAIVSSVTEKTKLVYICSPNNPTGTYLPKNKLDQLLTALPKHILVVFDSAYSHFATAADYTDGIEFVKKDYPIIVLQTFSKIYGLAGLRVGFGISRESIINDILKVKEPFNVNSLAQAAATAAITDEDHVEASKEVNRVGREQLYHAFDELKLKYYESMSNFVLVELGPKAKDIYHQLMAKGIIVRYGNTWGMPEFIRISVGTSEENATLIDQLKTILNH encoded by the coding sequence ATGAACAGAATGAGTTTAATTGAACCCCGAAAATCATTAAGCAAAATTAAGCCATATTTACCTGGAAAACCAATCTGGGAAGTGCAGAAAGAATTAGGTTTAGATAGGGTAATTAAATTAGCTTCTAATGAAAATCCTATCGGACCATCACCAAAAGCTATCAAGGAAATTGGCGGCTGCTTAACAGAATTGAACCGATATCCGGATGCAAATGCCACAAACCTTAAGAATACTATTACAAGAAGGCTTGGTTTGAATGAAAAGAATCTCATCATAACAAATGGAGCAGATGAACTGATTACTTTAGTTTCTGAGACGTTTTTAGAGCCTGGTGTTGAAATCATTGTCCCTTCGCCATCCTTTAGTGAATATGATTTTGGAGCCAATTTAATGGGTGCAAACGTTGTAGCTGTTCCTCTTGGTGAGGATTTTCAATTTAACATTCATGCTATTGTATCTTCCGTAACGGAAAAAACAAAATTAGTATATATTTGTTCCCCTAATAACCCGACAGGGACATATTTGCCTAAGAATAAACTTGATCAATTATTAACGGCCCTACCAAAACATATTCTGGTAGTTTTTGATTCTGCATATAGCCATTTTGCAACAGCTGCTGATTATACAGACGGTATTGAATTTGTTAAAAAGGATTATCCGATTATTGTTCTACAAACCTTTTCAAAAATATATGGTCTAGCAGGACTGCGGGTTGGTTTTGGAATCTCAAGAGAGTCCATTATAAATGATATTTTGAAAGTGAAGGAACCTTTTAATGTCAATTCCTTGGCCCAAGCTGCAGCAACTGCTGCTATTACAGATGAAGATCATGTTGAGGCATCGAAAGAAGTGAACAGGGTCGGACGTGAACAACTGTATCATGCATTTGATGAACTGAAGTTAAAATATTATGAAAGTATGAGTAATTTTGTTTTAGTCGAACTAGGACCTAAAGCAAAGGATATCTATCATCAATTGATGGCAAAAGGAATTATTGTTCGCTATGGAAATACTTGGGGGATGCCAGAGTTTATTCGCATTTCTGTTGGAACATCAGAAGAAAATGCTACCTTGATTGATCAATTAAAAACTATTCTAAACCATTAA
- a CDS encoding PCYCGC motif-containing (lipo)protein, translated as MRYSNFIMVLLLLIGLLAGCSSKNDLSLDSKHAKFPDFVLSTSPQVQETYVMASQNPEVLASVPCFCGCGEGAGHMSNLDCFVKNMDSDNAVTEWDPHGTAUDICVQIAREAVEMSQDGKELKEINNYINEKYESYGTPTPTPVPN; from the coding sequence ATGAGATATTCTAATTTCATCATGGTTTTACTCTTGCTTATAGGGTTGTTAGCAGGTTGTAGTTCAAAAAATGATTTATCACTGGATTCAAAGCATGCAAAATTTCCAGACTTTGTTTTATCGACCTCGCCACAAGTGCAGGAGACTTATGTAATGGCATCACAGAACCCTGAAGTATTGGCTTCTGTCCCATGTTTTTGTGGTTGCGGTGAAGGGGCCGGCCATATGAGCAATCTTGATTGTTTTGTCAAAAATATGGATTCAGACAATGCAGTAACTGAATGGGACCCACACGGAACCGCTTGAGACATTTGTGTCCAAATCGCCCGTGAGGCGGTAGAAATGAGTCAAGATGGAAAAGAGCTTAAGGAAATTAACAATTATATTAATGAAAAATATGAATCATATGGAACACCGACTCCAACTCCTGTTCCAAACTAA